One region of Limnospira fusiformis SAG 85.79 genomic DNA includes:
- a CDS encoding DUF697 domain-containing protein, with translation MSKKTQAEAIIRNHVLWSMGGGLIPIPIVDFMAVTAIQMEMLQELAKLYGVNYSVSTGKAFVSALTGTTIARLGSSFIKAIPGIGSLIGGTSMALTSGASTYAVGQVAINHFSSGGSLNNFAEEEVKWAYDSAFEKGKNYVSDLEKDKADEAANIYQTLEKLGQLKQQGVLSEEEFQAKKQELLSRI, from the coding sequence ATGAGTAAAAAAACGCAAGCAGAAGCTATTATTCGCAATCACGTCCTCTGGTCAATGGGAGGTGGATTAATCCCTATCCCCATAGTGGATTTTATGGCTGTTACTGCTATTCAAATGGAAATGCTACAAGAACTTGCTAAACTGTATGGAGTCAACTATTCTGTTAGTACGGGAAAAGCATTTGTTTCGGCATTAACAGGTACAACTATTGCTCGTTTGGGTTCTAGTTTCATTAAGGCAATTCCGGGTATTGGTTCGTTAATTGGTGGAACTTCAATGGCTTTGACTTCTGGGGCTTCTACCTATGCGGTGGGACAGGTTGCTATTAACCATTTTTCTAGTGGTGGGTCTCTGAATAATTTTGCGGAAGAAGAGGTTAAATGGGCTTATGACTCGGCTTTTGAAAAGGGAAAAAACTATGTTTCTGACCTGGAAAAAGACAAGGCTGATGAGGCGGCTAATATCTATCAAACTTTAGAGAAATTGGGTCAATTGAAGCAGCAAGGTGTCTTGAGTGAGGAGGAATTTCAAGCGAAAAAACAAGAACTATTATCTCGGATTTAG